The following are from one region of the Bactrocera oleae isolate idBacOlea1 chromosome 6, idBacOlea1, whole genome shotgun sequence genome:
- the LOC138857838 gene encoding uncharacterized protein, which produces MTDLMWLDNVSKEQLISFAENLGVDHIGTTREIRKRITALAAKAHEDSEIQEKLLKMEAAYKGNDFASRDEGDQKTPLPPDQGRGTADIFAESSRRLPPPISMPNSGMSMQRGQMLTFAPIIDQVRKWSVKYDGGRDPLAFIERLEELSEVYVIDTDLLPRTMPELLCGTALQWYRNNNEHWRSWSTFKRDFLRFFLPARYFERLEDDIRQRRQHVREKYKDYVLAMQNLMRHAGYNQEQRLERIFRNSHTDYLLYIRRRDFETLAELITLAEEYESIHEGHRRTVETARREMTRHIIGDHEVRNTSRPDHPPVQSASARSQQQHTVSQHDTTVNAHHQQPSTNPTFMPGNTCRRCGQEGHYARRCRNPRKIFCWECGRADVLTKECCGQRQGNGRGFRQEKGAADPQNSAPTRQQLCIRNAAGCTP; this is translated from the coding sequence ATGACAGATCTTATGTGGTTGGACAACGTATCTAAGGAGCAACTAATCTCCTTCGCAGAGAATTTGGGCGTTGACCACATAGGCACCACGCGGGAAATTCGGAAGCGCATAACTGCACTGGCAGCCAAGGCGCACGAGGACTCCGAAATACaagagaaattgttaaaaatggaAGCTGCATACAAAGGAAATGACTTCGCTTCACGAGACGAAGGCGATCAGAAGACACCACTTCCACCAGATCAAGGCAGAGGAACTGCGGACATTTTCGCAGAATCATCACGACGACTACCGCCACCAATAAGCATGCCGAATAGCGGCATGTCGATGCAACGGGGCCAGATGCTTACATTCGCACCTATCATCGACCAGGTGAGGAAGTGGTCCGTAAAGTACGACGGCGGGAGAGACCCATTAGCGTTCATCGAACGATTGGAAGAGCTTTCCGAAGTATACGTAATAGACACAGACCTTCTTCCAAGAACCATGCCCGAGTTACTGTGCGGTACCGCTCTCCAATGGtatcgcaacaacaacgaacattGGAGGAGTTGGAGTACCTTCAAAAGGGATTTTTTGCGATTCTTCTTACCAGCACGCTACTTCGAACGCCTCGAAGACGACATACGGCAACGAAGACAACACGTGCGAGAAAAGTACAAAGACTACGTCCTCGCTATGCAGAACCTAATGAGACACGCTGGATATAATCAGGAGCAGCGGTTGGAAAGGATCTTCCGAAACAGCCACACCGATTACCTACTCTACATTCGGCGTCGAGATTTCGAGACACTAGCCGAACTTATCACGCTTGCAGAAGAATACGAGAGCATCCATGAAGGACATCGGAGAACTGTAGAGACGGCACGCCGCGAGATGACGAGACACATCATAGGTGACCACGAGGTAAGAAATACATCACGGCCAGACCATCCACCCGTCCAGTCCGCATCAGCACGTTCGCAACAGCAGCACACGGTTTCTCAACACGATACTACGGTAAACGCGCATCACCAACAACCATCCACGAACCCAACCTTTATGCCTGGAAACACATGCAGGAGATGTGGCCAGGAAGGACACTACGCTAGGAGGTGCCGTAATCCCAGAAAGATATTTTGCTGGGAGTGTGGTCGAGCGGATGTGCTAACCAAAGAATGCTGCGGCCAACGACAGGGAAACGGCCGAGGGTTCCGCCAGGAGAAAGGCGCGGCGGACCCACAGAACTCAGCGCCGACACGCCAACAATTATGCATCAGGAACGCGGCCGGTTGTACGCCTTAA